One window of Kosakonia cowanii JCM 10956 = DSM 18146 genomic DNA carries:
- the metN gene encoding methionine ABC transporter ATP-binding protein MetN produces MIKLSNITKVFQQGNRKIQALNNVSLHVPAGQIYGVIGASGAGKSTLIRCVNLLERPSQGSVLVDGQDLTQLSEAELTKARRQIGMIFQHFNLLASRTVFGNVALPLELDNTPREEINRRVKELLDLVGLGDKHDSYPANLSGGQKQRVAIARALASNPKVLLCDEATSALDPATTRSILELLKDINRRLGLTILLITHEMDVVKRICDCVAVISNGELIEQDTVSEVFSHPKTPLAQQFIQSTLHLDIPEDYLQRLLPEPQADSVPMLRMEFTGQSVDAPLLSETARRFNVNNNIISAQMDYAGGVKFGIMLTEMHGTAQDTQAAIAWLQEHHVKVEVLGYV; encoded by the coding sequence ATGATTAAACTTTCGAATATCACCAAGGTGTTCCAACAGGGAAACCGCAAAATTCAGGCGTTAAACAACGTCAGTCTGCATGTGCCTGCTGGCCAAATATATGGCGTGATTGGCGCATCTGGCGCAGGGAAAAGTACGCTGATTCGCTGCGTAAACCTGCTTGAGCGCCCGTCACAAGGTAGCGTGCTGGTCGACGGTCAGGATCTGACCCAGCTCTCTGAAGCGGAATTAACCAAAGCGCGCCGCCAAATCGGCATGATCTTCCAGCACTTCAACCTGCTCGCTTCCCGCACGGTGTTCGGCAACGTGGCGCTGCCGCTGGAGCTGGATAACACCCCGCGCGAAGAGATTAACCGCCGCGTTAAAGAGCTGCTCGATCTGGTCGGCCTCGGCGATAAGCACGACAGCTACCCGGCCAACCTCTCCGGCGGGCAGAAACAGCGTGTCGCCATCGCCCGTGCGTTAGCCAGCAATCCAAAGGTGCTGCTGTGCGATGAAGCCACCAGCGCCCTTGACCCGGCAACGACCCGCTCGATTCTTGAATTATTGAAAGACATTAACCGTCGCCTGGGGCTGACCATTCTGTTGATCACCCATGAGATGGACGTGGTGAAGCGCATCTGCGACTGCGTGGCGGTAATCAGCAACGGCGAATTGATTGAGCAGGATACCGTCAGCGAAGTCTTCTCCCATCCGAAAACGCCGCTGGCGCAGCAGTTTATCCAATCGACGCTGCATCTGGACATCCCCGAAGACTATTTACAGCGTTTGCTGCCTGAGCCGCAGGCGGATAGCGTTCCGATGCTGCGCATGGAGTTTACCGGCCAGTCGGTAGACGCACCGCTGCTGTCGGAAACTGCCCGTCGTTTCAATGTGAATAACAATATTATCAGCGCGCAGATGGATTACGCCGGCGGCGTGAAGTTCGGCATTATGCTGACCGAAATGCACGGCACCGCGCAGGATACGCAGGCGGCCATCGCCTGGCTGCAAGAACACCATGTAAAAGTAGAGGTACTCGGTTATGTCTGA
- the metI gene encoding methionine ABC transporter permease MetI — protein MSEAMIWLFARSIWETLFMTFASGLLGFVVGLPFGVLLYVTRPGQIMQNLTLYSAISATVNIFRSIPFIILLVWMIPFTRVIVGTSIGLYAVIVPLTVGAAPFIARMVENALLELPAGLIEASRAMGATPMQIIRKVLLPEALPGLINAATITLITLVGYSAMGGAVGAGGLGQLGIQYGYVTYNPLVMNTVLVLLVVLVYLIQFAGDRIVQAVTHK, from the coding sequence ATGTCTGAGGCAATGATTTGGCTCTTCGCCCGCAGCATCTGGGAAACGTTGTTTATGACCTTTGCCTCAGGCCTGCTCGGTTTTGTCGTCGGCCTGCCGTTCGGCGTATTACTTTATGTGACCCGTCCCGGCCAGATTATGCAGAACCTCACGCTCTATAGCGCGATTTCGGCCACGGTCAACATCTTCCGCTCTATCCCCTTTATTATTCTGCTGGTATGGATGATCCCCTTTACCCGCGTCATCGTTGGCACCTCGATCGGCCTTTACGCGGTGATCGTGCCGCTGACCGTTGGCGCAGCGCCGTTTATCGCCCGTATGGTAGAGAACGCCCTGCTTGAACTGCCAGCAGGTCTGATTGAAGCATCCCGCGCAATGGGCGCAACGCCGATGCAGATCATCCGCAAGGTATTGCTGCCGGAAGCGCTGCCAGGGTTAATCAATGCCGCAACCATTACGCTTATCACGCTGGTCGGTTACTCAGCGATGGGCGGTGCCGTGGGTGCGGGCGGTCTTGGTCAGTTAGGTATTCAGTACGGCTATGTCACCTATAACCCATTAGTAATGAACACGGTTTTAGTATTGCTTGTGGTTTTGGTTTACTTAATTCAATTCGCGGGCGATCGTATCGTCCAGGCTGTGACGCACAAATAA
- the gmhB gene encoding D-glycero-beta-D-manno-heptose 1,7-bisphosphate 7-phosphatase has product MATLVPAIFLDRDGTINIDHGYVHEIDNFEFIDGVIDAMRELKAMGYALVLVTNQSGIARGLYSEAQFETLTEWMDWSLADRDVDFDGIYYCPHHPEASVEEYRQECDCRKPQPGMLISARDFLNIDMAASYIVGDKMEDMQAGAAANVGTKVLVRTGKPVTPEAEKSADWVLNSLAELPAAIKKHQK; this is encoded by the coding sequence TTGGCAACTTTAGTACCCGCTATTTTTCTCGATCGTGATGGCACGATTAACATCGATCACGGCTATGTTCATGAGATCGATAACTTCGAGTTTATCGATGGCGTCATTGATGCCATGCGTGAATTAAAAGCGATGGGCTATGCGCTGGTGCTCGTCACCAATCAGTCTGGTATTGCGCGTGGCTTATATAGTGAAGCGCAATTTGAAACGCTGACCGAATGGATGGACTGGTCTCTTGCCGATCGCGATGTCGATTTTGATGGCATCTACTATTGCCCGCATCATCCTGAGGCGAGCGTAGAAGAGTATCGCCAGGAGTGCGATTGCCGTAAGCCGCAGCCGGGTATGCTGATCTCTGCGCGTGACTTCCTGAACATTGATATGGCCGCTTCTTATATAGTGGGCGACAAAATGGAAGATATGCAGGCGGGTGCGGCAGCGAACGTCGGCACGAAAGTGCTGGTGCGTACCGGTAAGCCAGTAACGCCAGAGGCGGAAAAAAGTGCAGATTGGGTGCTAAATAGCCTTGCGGAGCTGCCTGCAGCGATTAAAAAGCACCAAAAATAG
- a CDS encoding YihD family protein, with the protein MKCKRLNEVIELLQPAWQKEPELNLMQFLQKLAQESGYEGELADLSDDILIYHLKMRDSAKDAAIPGIQKDYEEDFKTALLRARGVIKE; encoded by the coding sequence ATGAAATGTAAACGCCTTAACGAAGTTATCGAACTTCTCCAGCCAGCCTGGCAGAAAGAGCCCGAACTCAATTTAATGCAATTTTTACAGAAACTGGCGCAAGAGTCAGGTTATGAAGGCGAACTGGCAGATTTAAGTGATGACATCCTGATCTATCACCTGAAAATGCGCGACTCGGCAAAAGACGCAGCGATCCCGGGCATTCAAAAAGATTACGAAGAGGATTTCAAAACCGCGTTGCTGCGCGCCCGCGGCGTGATTAAAGAGTAA
- a CDS encoding MetQ/NlpA family lipoprotein: protein MAFNFKTFAAVGALIGSLALVGCGPDEKDPNHIKVGVIVGAEQQVAEVAQKVAKEKYGLDVELVTFNDYVLPNEALSKGDIDVNAFQHKPYLDQQIKDRGFKLVPVGNSFVYPIAGYSKKIKAISELQDGSQVAVPNDPTNLGRALLLLQKEGLIKLKDGVGLMPTVLDVTENPKNLKIVELEAPQLPRSLDDAQIALAVINTTYASQIGLTPEKDGIFVEDKNSPYVNLIVAREDNKDAENVKKFVQAFHSDEVSEAANKVFNGGAVKGW, encoded by the coding sequence ATGGCTTTTAACTTCAAGACCTTTGCCGCCGTTGGCGCACTGATCGGCTCCCTGGCGCTGGTTGGCTGCGGCCCGGATGAAAAAGATCCGAATCACATCAAAGTCGGTGTGATTGTTGGTGCTGAGCAGCAAGTCGCGGAAGTGGCGCAGAAAGTAGCAAAAGAGAAGTATGGCCTCGATGTTGAGCTGGTCACCTTTAACGACTACGTGCTGCCGAACGAAGCACTGAGCAAAGGCGATATCGACGTTAACGCCTTCCAGCATAAACCGTACCTCGATCAGCAGATCAAAGATCGCGGCTTCAAACTGGTGCCGGTCGGCAACAGCTTTGTCTATCCGATCGCTGGCTACTCGAAAAAGATCAAAGCGATCTCTGAACTGCAGGATGGTTCTCAGGTTGCCGTTCCTAACGATCCGACCAACCTTGGCCGTGCCCTGCTGCTGCTGCAGAAAGAGGGTTTGATCAAACTGAAAGATGGCGTTGGCCTGATGCCGACCGTGCTGGACGTTACTGAAAACCCGAAAAACCTGAAGATTGTTGAGCTGGAAGCCCCGCAGCTGCCGCGCTCACTGGACGATGCGCAGATTGCGCTGGCGGTGATCAACACCACTTATGCCAGCCAGATTGGCCTGACCCCAGAAAAAGACGGCATCTTTGTTGAAGACAAAAACTCTCCGTACGTAAACCTGATCGTCGCGCGTGAAGATAATAAAGACGCGGAAAACGTGAAGAAATTTGTGCAGGCGTTCCACTCTGACGAAGTCAGCGAGGCCGCCAACAAAGTCTTTAACGGCGGCGCGGTGAAAGGCTGGTAA
- the mobA gene encoding molybdenum cofactor guanylyltransferase MobA, translating to MAGKDKGLLELNGKPLWQHVAGRLAPQVKSVAISANRNLDTYRLSGLPVIEDTLRDFPGPLAGMLAALQQCEAEWFLFCPCDTPYIPADLLSRLLAGRGQAPAVWVHDGERDHPVIALLHRDLSPRLEAWLAQGERRVMMFMREAGGHAIDFSDRRAAFANVNTPDDLARWQERS from the coding sequence ATGGCGGGCAAAGACAAAGGGTTGCTGGAGCTTAACGGTAAACCGCTCTGGCAACATGTCGCCGGGCGATTAGCACCCCAGGTGAAGAGCGTGGCAATCAGCGCCAATCGCAATCTTGATACCTATCGCCTCAGCGGCCTGCCGGTCATTGAGGACACTCTACGTGACTTCCCGGGCCCGCTTGCTGGGATGTTGGCTGCTTTACAACAGTGCGAAGCCGAATGGTTCCTCTTTTGCCCCTGTGATACGCCCTATATTCCGGCCGATCTCTTATCGCGTTTACTGGCCGGCCGCGGCCAGGCTCCGGCAGTCTGGGTGCATGATGGCGAACGCGATCACCCTGTGATTGCTCTGCTTCATCGGGACCTTTCACCGCGCCTGGAAGCGTGGCTGGCACAAGGTGAGCGCAGGGTTATGATGTTTATGCGCGAAGCAGGTGGGCATGCGATAGATTTCAGCGATCGCCGTGCGGCATTTGCCAATGTGAATACGCCTGACGATCTCGCGCGTTGGCAGGAGAGATCATGA
- the dsbA gene encoding thiol:disulfide interchange protein DsbA yields the protein MKKIWLALAGMILAFSASAADITEGKQYNTLDKPVAGEPQVLEFFSFYCPHCYDFEQVWHVSEAVKKKLPQGTKMTKYHVEFLGPLGKEMTQAWAVAMALGVEDKISSPMFEAVQKTQTVQTVADIRDVFIKAGVKGEEYDAAWNSFVVKSLVAQQEKAAADLQLQGVPAMFVNGKYQIDQRGMDGSSLDAFVKSYADTVKFLVEKK from the coding sequence ATGAAGAAGATTTGGCTGGCGCTGGCAGGAATGATTCTGGCATTTAGCGCTTCGGCAGCAGACATTACCGAAGGTAAGCAGTACAACACGCTGGATAAGCCGGTCGCCGGTGAACCGCAGGTGCTGGAGTTCTTCTCATTCTATTGCCCGCACTGCTACGACTTTGAGCAGGTCTGGCACGTCTCCGAAGCGGTGAAAAAGAAACTGCCGCAGGGGACAAAAATGACCAAATACCACGTCGAGTTCCTGGGGCCGCTGGGCAAAGAGATGACGCAGGCCTGGGCAGTAGCCATGGCGCTGGGCGTGGAAGATAAAATCAGCTCCCCGATGTTTGAAGCGGTACAAAAAACGCAGACTGTTCAAACCGTTGCTGACATTCGTGACGTATTTATCAAAGCCGGCGTGAAGGGCGAAGAGTACGACGCTGCCTGGAACAGCTTCGTGGTGAAATCACTGGTTGCCCAGCAAGAGAAAGCTGCGGCCGATCTGCAGTTGCAGGGTGTACCCGCGATGTTCGTCAACGGTAAATACCAGATCGATCAACGCGGTATGGACGGCAGTAGCCTTGATGCGTTTGTGAAAAGCTACGCTGATACGGTGAAGTTCCTGGTTGAGAAGAAGTAA
- the mobB gene encoding molybdopterin-guanine dinucleotide biosynthesis protein MobB codes for MIPLLAVAAWSGTGKTTLLKKLIPALCARGIRPGLIKHTHHDMDLDTPGKDSYELRKAGAAQTLVASSQRWALMMETPDETGLDLNWLVSRMDATKLDLVLVEGFKHEPVPKILLWRADCGHDISELTIDEHSIAVASDVELALSVPVLDINDIEEVAEFVLQWLGQKEAV; via the coding sequence ATGATCCCATTACTTGCGGTGGCGGCCTGGAGCGGAACGGGTAAGACGACACTGTTGAAAAAGCTGATTCCGGCGCTGTGCGCACGAGGCATTCGTCCCGGCTTAATCAAGCATACCCATCATGATATGGATTTGGATACGCCGGGCAAGGATAGTTATGAGTTACGTAAGGCAGGCGCAGCGCAGACGCTGGTCGCCAGCAGTCAACGATGGGCATTAATGATGGAAACGCCTGATGAAACGGGGCTGGATCTTAACTGGCTGGTCAGCAGGATGGATGCGACAAAGCTGGATTTGGTGCTTGTAGAAGGCTTTAAACATGAACCGGTGCCTAAGATCCTGCTTTGGCGCGCAGATTGTGGGCATGACATTAGTGAGTTAACGATAGATGAACATTCGATCGCGGTTGCGAGCGATGTTGAACTGGCGCTGTCTGTACCGGTGCTGGATATTAATGATATTGAGGAAGTTGCGGAGTTTGTCTTGCAGTGGTTAGGACAGAAAGAGGCTGTTTAA
- the polA gene encoding DNA polymerase I, with protein sequence MVQIPENPLILVDGSSYLYRAYHAFPPLTNSVGEPTGAMYGVLNMLRSLLLQYQPTHVAVVFDAKGKTFRDELFEHYKSHRPPMPDDLRAQIEPLHAMVKAMGLPLLAVSGVEADDVIGTLACEADKKGRPVLISTGDKDMAQLVTPNVTLINTMSNTILGPEEVVTKYGVPPELIIDFLALMGDSSDNIPGVPGVGEKTAQALLQGLGGLDSLYAAPEKIAELSFRGAKTMAAKLEQNKEVAYLSYQLATIKTDVPLELTSEQLEVQQPATEELVELFKRYEFKRWTADVEAGKWLQARGSKPAAKPQETIVVEAEPDIPTAILSAENYVTILDEETLQSWIGKLKSAALFAFDTETDSLDNISANLVGISFAIEPGVAAYVPVAHDYLDAPDQIPRDRALELLKPLLEDEKLLKVGQNLKYDRGVLENYGIELRGIAFDTMLESYILNSVVGRHDMDSLSQRWLKHKTVTFEEIAGKGKNQLTFNQIALEEAGHYAAEDADVTLQLHLAMWPELQQHAGPLNVFQNIEMPLVPVISRIERNGVNIDPAVLHKHSEELTLRLAELEQKAHEIAGEAFNLSSTKQLQTILFEKQGIKPLKKTPGGAPSTSEEVLEELALDYPLPKVILQYRGLAKLKSTYTDKLPLMINPKTGRVHTSYHQAVTATGRLSSTDPNLQNIPVRNEEGRRIRQAFIAPKDYVIVSADYSQIELRIMAHLSRDKGLLKAFAEGQDIHRATAAEVFGLPLDSVSNEQRRSAKAINFGLIYGMSAFGLSRQLNIPRKESQKYMDLYFERYPGVLEYMERTRAQAKESGYVETLDGRRLYLPDIKSSNAARRAGAERAAINAPMQGTAADIIKRAMIAVDAWLQQEKPRVRMIMQVHDELVFEVHKEDIEAVTKKIHELMESSTQLDVPLLVEVGSGPNWDQAH encoded by the coding sequence ATGGTTCAGATCCCCGAAAACCCACTCATTCTTGTTGACGGCTCCTCTTACCTCTATCGCGCGTATCATGCGTTTCCTCCTCTGACCAACAGCGTTGGAGAACCCACCGGCGCAATGTACGGCGTGTTGAATATGCTGCGCAGCCTGTTGCTGCAGTATCAGCCGACGCATGTCGCAGTGGTGTTTGATGCGAAGGGTAAGACGTTCCGTGATGAGCTGTTCGAACATTACAAATCCCACCGCCCGCCGATGCCGGACGATCTGCGTGCGCAGATTGAGCCGCTGCATGCAATGGTGAAAGCGATGGGTCTGCCGCTGCTGGCGGTGTCGGGTGTTGAAGCGGATGACGTTATCGGCACGCTGGCATGTGAAGCGGACAAAAAAGGGCGTCCGGTGCTGATCAGTACCGGCGACAAAGATATGGCGCAGCTGGTGACACCAAACGTCACGCTGATCAATACCATGTCCAACACCATTTTGGGGCCGGAAGAGGTCGTTACCAAATATGGCGTACCGCCAGAGCTGATTATCGACTTCCTCGCGCTGATGGGCGACTCCTCCGATAACATCCCCGGTGTCCCTGGCGTGGGTGAAAAAACCGCGCAGGCGCTGTTACAAGGGCTGGGTGGTCTCGACTCGCTCTATGCCGCGCCGGAGAAGATTGCCGAACTGAGCTTCCGTGGTGCGAAAACCATGGCGGCGAAGCTGGAGCAGAATAAAGAGGTCGCTTACCTCTCCTACCAGCTGGCGACCATCAAAACCGACGTTCCGCTGGAGCTGACGAGCGAACAGCTCGAAGTTCAGCAGCCGGCCACCGAAGAGCTGGTGGAGCTCTTTAAGCGTTACGAATTCAAGCGCTGGACGGCGGATGTCGAAGCCGGAAAATGGCTGCAGGCGAGAGGAAGCAAGCCAGCCGCGAAGCCGCAGGAAACGATTGTGGTAGAAGCGGAGCCCGATATCCCGACGGCTATCCTCTCTGCTGAAAACTACGTCACCATCCTTGATGAAGAGACGTTGCAGAGCTGGATCGGCAAACTGAAAAGCGCGGCGCTGTTTGCCTTCGATACGGAAACGGACAGCCTGGATAACATCAGTGCCAATCTGGTCGGCATCTCCTTTGCTATCGAACCTGGCGTGGCGGCCTATGTACCGGTTGCCCATGACTACCTTGATGCGCCGGATCAGATCCCGCGCGACCGCGCGCTGGAACTGCTGAAACCGCTGCTGGAAGATGAAAAGCTTCTCAAAGTGGGCCAAAACCTGAAATACGATCGCGGCGTGCTGGAAAATTACGGCATCGAACTGCGCGGTATCGCCTTCGACACCATGCTTGAGTCCTACATCCTCAATAGCGTTGTTGGCCGTCATGATATGGACAGCCTCTCTCAGCGCTGGTTGAAGCACAAAACCGTGACCTTCGAAGAGATCGCCGGGAAAGGTAAAAACCAGCTGACCTTCAACCAGATTGCGCTGGAAGAGGCCGGGCATTATGCGGCGGAAGATGCTGATGTCACGCTGCAACTCCATCTGGCGATGTGGCCTGAGCTGCAACAGCACGCCGGCCCGCTGAATGTCTTCCAGAATATTGAAATGCCGCTGGTGCCGGTCATTTCGCGCATCGAACGCAACGGCGTCAATATCGATCCGGCTGTGCTGCACAAGCACTCTGAGGAGCTGACCCTGCGTCTGGCGGAGCTGGAGCAAAAAGCGCATGAGATCGCGGGCGAAGCGTTTAACCTCTCGTCGACCAAGCAGCTGCAAACCATTCTGTTTGAAAAACAGGGTATTAAACCGCTGAAGAAAACCCCGGGCGGCGCGCCGTCGACCTCAGAAGAGGTGCTGGAAGAGCTGGCGCTGGATTACCCGCTGCCAAAAGTGATCCTGCAATATCGCGGTCTGGCGAAGCTTAAATCGACCTACACCGATAAGCTGCCGCTGATGATCAACCCTAAAACCGGGCGTGTACACACCTCTTACCACCAGGCAGTGACCGCGACGGGACGCTTGTCCTCCACCGATCCTAACCTGCAAAACATTCCTGTGCGTAATGAAGAGGGACGTCGTATTCGTCAGGCCTTTATCGCGCCGAAAGATTACGTCATCGTCTCTGCGGACTACTCGCAGATCGAGCTGCGCATCATGGCGCACCTCTCACGGGATAAGGGCTTGCTGAAAGCGTTTGCTGAAGGTCAGGATATTCACCGTGCAACGGCAGCAGAAGTGTTTGGCCTGCCGCTGGATAGCGTAAGCAATGAGCAGCGCCGCAGCGCGAAAGCGATCAACTTCGGTCTGATCTACGGCATGAGCGCCTTTGGCCTCTCGCGCCAGCTCAATATTCCGCGCAAAGAGTCGCAGAAGTATATGGATCTCTACTTCGAGCGCTATCCTGGCGTGCTGGAGTATATGGAGCGTACCCGCGCGCAGGCGAAAGAGAGCGGCTATGTTGAAACGCTCGATGGTCGCCGCCTCTATCTGCCGGACATCAAATCGAGCAACGCTGCCCGTCGTGCGGGCGCCGAGCGCGCGGCGATCAACGCCCCGATGCAGGGCACCGCGGCAGATATCATCAAACGCGCGATGATCGCCGTCGATGCGTGGTTACAGCAAGAGAAGCCGCGCGTGCGGATGATCATGCAGGTACACGATGAACTGGTGTTCGAGGTGCATAAAGAGGATATCGAGGCGGTCACGAAGAAGATCCATGAGCTGATGGAGAGCAGTACTCAACTCGATGTGCCGCTGCTGGTGGAAGTGGGAAGCGGGCCAAACTGGGATCAAGCGCACTAA
- a CDS encoding serine/threonine protein kinase, producing MTCNAFTFQTLHPDTIMDALFAQGIRVDSGLTPLNSYENRVYQFQDEDRRRYVVKFYRPQRWSAEQIREEHQFALDLQENDVPVAAPLAFNNETLLTHQDFLFAVFPSVGGRQFEADNLDQMEWVGRYLGRLHQTGRQKRFTHRPDMGVNEYLREPRQLFETTSLIPTSLKEAFLSAVDKLIDAVMAQWHNRANLLRLHGDCHAGNILWRDGPMFVDLDDARNGPAVQDLWMLLHGDKAEQRMQLEMIVEAYEEFCEFDTAELALIEPLRAMRLVYYLAWLIRRWDDPAFPKNFPWLNSEDHWRNQTHIFLEQVKVLQEPPLALTPMY from the coding sequence ATGACCTGTAACGCTTTTACTTTCCAGACGCTTCACCCGGATACCATCATGGATGCGCTTTTCGCGCAGGGGATCCGGGTCGATTCCGGCCTCACTCCGCTTAATAGCTACGAAAACCGTGTTTATCAGTTTCAGGACGAAGATCGCCGCCGCTATGTCGTGAAGTTCTACCGCCCGCAGCGCTGGTCAGCGGAACAGATACGCGAAGAGCATCAGTTTGCGCTCGACCTGCAAGAGAATGATGTGCCGGTCGCCGCACCGCTCGCGTTTAATAATGAAACCTTACTCACCCACCAGGATTTTCTCTTCGCCGTTTTCCCGAGCGTTGGCGGCCGCCAGTTTGAAGCGGACAACCTCGATCAGATGGAGTGGGTTGGCCGCTATCTTGGTCGTCTGCACCAGACCGGCCGTCAAAAGCGTTTTACCCATCGTCCTGACATGGGGGTTAACGAATATTTGCGCGAGCCGCGCCAGCTTTTTGAGACCACCTCGCTAATCCCGACAAGCTTAAAAGAGGCGTTTTTGAGCGCAGTTGATAAGCTTATCGATGCCGTTATGGCGCAGTGGCATAATCGCGCCAACTTGCTGCGTCTGCATGGGGATTGTCATGCCGGGAATATTCTCTGGCGAGATGGCCCAATGTTTGTCGATTTAGACGATGCGCGTAATGGCCCGGCGGTACAAGATTTATGGATGTTGTTGCACGGTGATAAAGCCGAGCAGCGCATGCAGCTGGAGATGATCGTCGAAGCCTACGAAGAGTTTTGCGAGTTTGATACCGCGGAGCTTGCCCTGATTGAACCGCTGCGCGCCATGCGTCTGGTCTACTATCTGGCGTGGCTTATCCGCCGCTGGGACGATCCCGCGTTTCCTAAAAATTTCCCCTGGTTGAACAGCGAAGATCACTGGCGCAATCAGACGCACATTTTTCTTGAACAGGTGAAGGTTCTGCAAGAACCCCCTTTAGCATTAACCCCCATGTATTAA
- the rcsF gene encoding Rcs stress response system protein RcsF: protein MRAFPICLLALTLSGCSLLSRSPVEPVQNNAAEPKAEPQKAKVARAAPVRIITNAEELVGKPFRDLGEVTGESCQASNQDSPPNIPTARKRLQINASKKAKANAVLLHNCEVTSGTPGCYRQAICVGSALNISAK from the coding sequence ATGCGTGCTTTCCCGATCTGTCTATTAGCACTCACGCTGAGCGGCTGTTCGTTGCTAAGCAGATCACCTGTCGAACCCGTGCAGAACAACGCAGCGGAACCCAAAGCAGAGCCGCAAAAAGCGAAAGTCGCACGCGCCGCTCCCGTTCGCATTATTACCAACGCAGAAGAGCTGGTCGGCAAGCCGTTCCGCGATCTCGGTGAAGTGACCGGCGAATCGTGCCAGGCCAGCAACCAGGATTCACCGCCGAACATCCCTACCGCCCGTAAACGCCTGCAGATCAACGCCTCGAAAAAAGCCAAAGCGAATGCCGTCCTGCTGCATAACTGCGAAGTCACCAGCGGCACGCCAGGCTGCTACCGCCAGGCGATCTGTGTCGGCTCTGCCCTGAATATTTCGGCCAAATGA
- a CDS encoding acyltransferase, producing MSRLPAVITLFFSVLLTILLTAVCSVPIIIAGLIKLLIPIPRFWRAISAFCNVMMACWCEGLYWLLRLNPRLEWDIQGLEGLNKRNWYLLICNHHSWADIVVLCVLFRKQIPMNKYFLKQQLAWVPFIGLACWALDMPFMRRYSRSYLLRHPERRGKDVETTRRSCEKFRLQPTTMVNFVEGSRFTEEKRRQTRSSFKHLLPPKAAGIAMALNVLGKQFDKMLDVTLCYPENDSTPFFDMLSGKLTRIVVRIDLLAVHEGLHGDYINDKNFKRSFQQWLNGLWLAKDERIDAIKATCKNAGQ from the coding sequence ATGTCGAGACTACCCGCGGTTATTACGCTCTTTTTTAGCGTTCTGTTAACCATCCTGCTTACTGCTGTCTGCTCTGTGCCGATTATTATCGCCGGCCTGATAAAACTGCTTATTCCGATCCCGCGTTTTTGGCGGGCGATCTCTGCCTTCTGTAATGTGATGATGGCTTGCTGGTGCGAAGGCCTCTACTGGCTGCTGCGCCTCAATCCCCGGCTGGAATGGGATATTCAGGGGCTGGAGGGATTGAATAAAAGAAACTGGTATCTGCTTATTTGTAACCACCATAGTTGGGCAGATATCGTGGTGCTGTGTGTCCTGTTCCGCAAACAGATCCCGATGAACAAGTACTTCCTGAAGCAGCAACTCGCCTGGGTGCCCTTTATCGGCCTGGCGTGCTGGGCGCTGGATATGCCTTTTATGCGCCGCTACTCACGAAGTTATCTGCTGAGGCATCCTGAAAGACGGGGCAAGGATGTTGAGACAACGCGCCGTTCGTGTGAGAAGTTTCGCCTGCAGCCGACAACGATGGTGAATTTTGTTGAAGGATCGCGTTTTACAGAAGAGAAACGGCGTCAGACACGCTCTTCGTTTAAGCATCTGCTGCCACCAAAAGCGGCGGGTATCGCGATGGCGTTAAACGTTCTGGGTAAACAGTTCGACAAAATGCTGGATGTGACGCTTTGCTACCCCGAGAACGATAGCACGCCCTTTTTCGATATGCTCAGCGGCAAATTGACCCGTATCGTGGTGCGTATTGATTTGCTGGCGGTTCACGAAGGGTTGCATGGCGATTATATTAATGACAAGAATTTTAAGCGCAGCTTTCAGCAGTGGCTGAATGGGTTATGGCTCGCTAAAGATGAACGTATAGACGCCATCAAAGCCACCTGTAAAAACGCCGGTCAGTGA